GATTAATAAAACTACCGGGATGGCAATTATAAAAAATGGGTTCATTGCGTCCTCCTTACTCGTGACAGGCTTCTGACAGCCTTTGGCGCTCGTCTAATGTCTACTCATTTCCACTCACAACGAAATATTGTTTCCCCCGGCCAGGCTAAAAGCCAAGCATCGCGCGGAGACCTGTCGGAGAAATCCGACAAGAACGATCGAGCCCAGAACCGCGGTGGCATATCCGCTGAAGGAGCCGGCCTCCCCGATGACGATCCAGAAAAACAGATAGCCGCCGATGGAGGCGCCGATGATTCCAAAGAAAATATCCAGGCTCTTTGCATAACCCGCCGACAAGGATTCGCCGTAGCCCTTTTTTCCAATCAACTTTCCCGTCAACCAGCCGGCGATCCCGCCGGCTAAAATCCATGATATTCCGCTCATAACACCTCCTGCCGCCGCTAGTACGATCCGAAGAGGGAATTTAATTCCCCCTCTCCGGATCGGAAGGTCTGTCGGGTTCGATCGCAGCTAGCAGCGATCTGGCGGGAGGTCGAATTCATAACCTCAAAGGCCTCAACTTTCAGAGAGCCTTCAATCCACCCCCGACAGTGCCTTCAAGAAGTCCGCCTTCTTGCGTTGCTTAGTCTCCTTTTAACCTACATCGACTCTGAAGCGATTGCTGTCTAATATTGAACGCCTTGAAAAAAATCGGCTGCGCCGATCGAACAACTCCTATTCCCCAACCTTATTGGGAGATTGCCACGGGAGAAAAGTCCGGCAGCGGGGCCCTTTCAGCCGAATCGCCCATCAAATAGTCGCTGATGCGCCGTTCCATCTCGGGCGGAAACTCCGGCACGGAGCCCGCCAGCTTGTCGGCATATGTTCTGAGCATGATTTCCTTGAATACCGGAAGCGCCACCCGGGCGCCGGTTTCCTTCGCCCCGAGGGAACGGTTGTCGTCGAAGCCTATTCGGACCGCGACGGTGATTCCTTCGGGACCGTAAGTGGAGCCGATAAAGAGCGCGTCCCTGAACTCATTGGTCGTTCCCGTCTTTCCCATAACGGCGATCGGGAAATCTCCGGCAGCCAGCGCATGGGCCGTGCCGTTAGGAAGGCGTATGACGCCGCGCAGGCCTTCCTGAATGAGAGCGAGCGCGGGTTCGTCGAGATCGACCGGAGGCTCGTCGTCTTCGCTATCCACCAGCACCTCGCCCGAATTCCGGACGATTTGCCGGATCAGGTACGGTTGGGCAAGAACGCCTGAGGCTATCGTGCGATACGCATTGGCGAGCTCCAGCAAATTCACTTCCGACGCGCCCAACGCCGTCGTGGCATAGGGCTGGAGTCGCGTCCGGACTCCCACGTTCCGCGACGTTCTGAGAACGCTGGCAATGCCGATCTGCTTGGTGATCCAAATCGCCACGGCGTTTCTGGATTCGGCCAGCGCCTCCCGGAGCGAAATCATTCCCTTGAACTCGCCGTCGTAGTTCGAGATCCATTTCACGCCCGCTCCATCGGGAACACTGATGGGTTCGTCGGGAACCATGGTGCGGAGACTGAATGCTCCCTGCTGGAACGCAGCGAGATAAACCATGGGCTTCATTGCGGAGCCGGGTTGCCGCAGGGACTCCGTGACGCGGTTAAAGTCGCTGTACGACGCCGAGCGGGCTTTGTAGAACCGCCGGCCGCCCGTCTCCGCGAGGATGCTCGCGTCGTGATTCCTCAACACGACGACGGAACCCTGGATCACCCCTTGAGCGCTCGGGTGTCGCTTCTCATATAGCTCGAGGC
This portion of the Candidatus Binatia bacterium genome encodes:
- a CDS encoding GlsB/YeaQ/YmgE family stress response membrane protein; this translates as MSGISWILAGGIAGWLTGKLIGKKGYGESLSAGYAKSLDIFFGIIGASIGGYLFFWIVIGEAGSFSGYATAVLGSIVLVGFLRQVSARCLAFSLAGGNNISL